The following are encoded in a window of Sphaerisporangium siamense genomic DNA:
- a CDS encoding ATP-binding protein, which translates to MANQRRGAAPPEHNIAIWGAPGCGKTTFLAALNIALILNESPWRIFTDDPDSRDFLTDMTKSFQEQRFPPATVTLRHYKWFFSRQPDKQPKGLFRRARPERIGLEVLDAPGGFFGADRAGSGAEREPLLENLERSRGIVYLFDPTREHRKGDAFTYLHTVLTDLAGRMISKNRFAGDTLPHYLAVCVTKFDEPRVFMTAQENGLLTPNPEDPYGFPHIDSDNAEELFQELCGVSSSGYAKMVVPTLKKYFWKDHIRFFVTSSIGFYLNPATGRFDPDDFQNRLPDATPPAPAPSGRGEPAGAFKIRGPAHPINVIEPMLWLGQQMSADRQGREAG; encoded by the coding sequence ATGGCCAACCAGCGACGCGGCGCCGCCCCGCCGGAGCACAACATCGCGATCTGGGGGGCGCCCGGCTGCGGCAAGACGACCTTCCTCGCCGCGCTCAACATCGCCCTCATCCTCAACGAGAGCCCGTGGCGGATCTTCACCGACGATCCCGACTCGCGGGACTTCCTCACCGACATGACCAAGTCGTTCCAGGAGCAGAGGTTCCCGCCCGCGACCGTCACGCTCCGCCACTACAAGTGGTTCTTCAGCAGGCAGCCCGACAAGCAGCCCAAGGGGCTGTTCCGCAGGGCGCGCCCGGAGCGGATCGGGCTGGAGGTGCTGGACGCCCCGGGCGGGTTCTTCGGCGCCGACCGCGCCGGTTCGGGGGCCGAGAGGGAGCCGCTGCTGGAGAACCTGGAGAGAAGCCGGGGCATCGTCTACCTTTTCGACCCGACGCGCGAGCACAGGAAGGGCGACGCGTTCACCTACCTGCACACCGTGCTCACCGACCTCGCCGGGCGGATGATCTCGAAGAACCGATTCGCCGGTGATACTTTGCCCCACTATTTAGCAGTTTGCGTCACCAAATTCGACGAGCCGCGCGTCTTCATGACGGCTCAGGAGAACGGACTGCTGACGCCGAACCCGGAGGACCCCTACGGTTTTCCGCACATCGACAGCGACAACGCCGAGGAGCTGTTCCAGGAATTGTGCGGCGTCTCCTCCAGCGGGTACGCCAAGATGGTCGTGCCCACGCTGAAAAAGTATTTCTGGAAGGACCATATCCGGTTCTTCGTGACCTCCTCCATCGGGTTCTACCTGAACCCGGCCACGGGACGGTTCGACCCGGACGACTTCCAGAACCGGCTGCCCGACGCCACGCCGCCCGCCCCCGCCCCCTCCGGCCGCGGCGAGCCCGCCGGCGCGTTCAAGATCCGCGGCCCGGCCCACCCCATCAACGTGATCGAGCCCATGCTGTGGCTCGGGCAACAGATGTCCGCCGACCGTCAGGGCAGGGAGGCGGGGTGA
- a CDS encoding penicillin acylase family protein, producing the protein MHARLRRLITAASALAIIALASPVVPASAAVYTTDDYCLGQCADILPPGQNGDATLAEILAHQALGTMPRHSGDQLAKYAGLIAGYTGLREDQISRFFGDASFGVPAGQVESTVSPRSDVTIVRDRATGVPHITGTTREGTMFGAGYAGAEDRLWVMDLMRHVGRGELTPFAGGAPGNRELEQSVWRNSPYTEADLEAQITRLRDSGPRGARLYADVGEYVAGINAYIDHCMAARDCPGEYVLTGHLDAITNAGGPQHFTRADVVAISGVIGGIFGGGGGAEMRSALVRVAARAKYGTAAGDQVWAAFRARNDPEATLTLHNGQSFPSGDAPAATGVVLPDAAAPVDITLNEKGSATAPVPAAARGTGVLGGLTVDNSEPGMSNAIVVSAAESTTGHPIAVFGPQTGYFAPQLLMLQELSGPGVRARGAAFAGLNMYVLLGRGTDYAWSATSSGQDITDTYALELCEPGGGPVTAATSHYLYRGVCTPMETLRKTNSWKPTVADSTAAGSYDLVIQRTKYGLVTWRGSVGGKPAAFTTLRSTYRHEADSAIGFQMFNDPAQMGDAAAFTASASKIGFAFNWFFVNSTDAAYFMSGDTPVRPPAADAGLPMTADAAHEWAGFDPATNTASYTPPAAHPQTANQDYLVSWNNKQAKDYGAADGNFSFGPVHRVDLLDAPVKAALAGAGRLDRAGTVRIMADAAVTDLRGKRVLPDLLRVLTSAPVTDPALAPAVSKLSAWAASGARRLETSPGSRTYAHADAIRAFDAWWPLLVRAQFKPGLGDGLYQALVDALQVNESPSGRQQGDVSSLPTSANEAQAHKGSAFQYGWWGYVSKDLRAVLGDQVAGPLPRRYCGDGTLAGCRAVLLNSLAAALAEPAATTYPADDACAAGDQWCADAVRHSPLGGIKQHLISWQNRPTYQQAVSFPAHRGDPIGNLAAGASARASSTQLIPYYPASRAVDGDPTTRWASASSDAQWLQVDLGAPKSVSRVVLRWEAAYGAAYEIQTSSDGSAWTTVAATAAGDGGVDNLTFAPVTARHVRMRGITRGTSYGYSLYEMEVYAR; encoded by the coding sequence ATGCACGCTCGTCTCCGGCGGTTGATCACCGCGGCCTCCGCGCTGGCGATCATCGCGCTGGCCTCCCCCGTCGTCCCCGCCTCCGCCGCCGTCTACACCACCGACGACTACTGCCTCGGCCAGTGCGCGGACATCCTGCCGCCCGGCCAGAACGGCGACGCGACCCTCGCCGAGATCCTCGCCCACCAGGCGCTCGGCACCATGCCGCGGCACTCGGGCGACCAGCTCGCCAAGTACGCCGGCCTCATCGCCGGCTACACCGGGCTCCGCGAGGACCAGATCTCGCGGTTCTTCGGCGACGCCTCCTTCGGCGTGCCCGCGGGCCAGGTCGAGAGCACCGTCAGCCCGCGCTCCGACGTGACCATCGTCAGGGACAGGGCGACCGGCGTCCCGCACATCACCGGCACGACCCGCGAGGGCACGATGTTCGGCGCCGGGTACGCGGGCGCCGAGGACCGGCTGTGGGTCATGGACCTGATGCGGCACGTCGGCCGGGGCGAGCTGACGCCGTTCGCGGGCGGCGCCCCCGGCAACCGGGAGCTGGAGCAGAGCGTCTGGCGCAACTCCCCCTACACCGAGGCCGACCTGGAGGCCCAGATCACCCGGCTCAGGGACTCCGGCCCGCGCGGCGCCCGGCTGTACGCCGACGTGGGCGAGTACGTCGCCGGAATCAACGCCTACATCGACCACTGCATGGCCGCCCGCGACTGCCCCGGCGAGTACGTGCTCACCGGCCACCTCGACGCGATCACCAACGCCGGCGGGCCCCAGCACTTCACGCGGGCCGACGTGGTGGCGATCTCGGGCGTCATCGGCGGGATCTTCGGCGGAGGCGGCGGGGCCGAGATGCGGTCGGCCCTGGTCCGCGTCGCCGCCCGCGCCAAGTACGGCACCGCGGCCGGCGACCAGGTGTGGGCGGCGTTCCGCGCCCGCAACGACCCCGAGGCCACCCTCACCCTGCACAACGGGCAGAGCTTCCCCTCCGGCGACGCGCCCGCCGCGACCGGCGTCGTGCTCCCCGACGCCGCCGCGCCTGTCGACATCACCCTCAACGAGAAGGGCTCGGCCACCGCCCCCGTCCCCGCCGCCGCCCGCGGCACCGGCGTGCTCGGCGGCCTCACCGTCGACAACTCCGAGCCGGGCATGTCCAACGCGATCGTGGTCTCGGCCGCCGAGTCCACTACCGGCCACCCCATCGCGGTCTTCGGACCCCAGACCGGCTACTTCGCCCCGCAACTGCTCATGCTGCAGGAGCTGTCCGGGCCCGGCGTCCGGGCGCGCGGCGCGGCGTTCGCCGGGCTCAACATGTACGTGCTGCTCGGCCGGGGCACCGACTACGCCTGGAGCGCGACCTCCAGCGGCCAGGACATCACCGACACCTACGCCCTGGAGCTGTGCGAGCCCGGCGGCGGCCCGGTCACCGCCGCCACCTCCCACTACCTGTACCGCGGCGTCTGCACGCCCATGGAGACGCTGCGCAAGACCAACTCCTGGAAGCCGACCGTCGCCGACTCCACCGCGGCCGGGTCCTACGACCTGGTCATCCAGCGCACCAAGTACGGCCTGGTCACCTGGCGCGGCAGCGTGGGCGGCAAGCCGGCCGCGTTCACCACCCTGCGCTCCACCTACCGGCACGAGGCCGACTCGGCCATCGGGTTCCAGATGTTCAACGACCCCGCCCAGATGGGCGACGCGGCGGCCTTCACCGCCTCCGCGTCGAAGATCGGCTTCGCGTTCAACTGGTTCTTCGTGAACTCCACCGACGCGGCGTACTTCATGTCCGGCGACACCCCGGTCCGCCCGCCCGCCGCCGATGCGGGCCTGCCGATGACCGCCGACGCGGCCCACGAGTGGGCGGGCTTCGATCCCGCCACCAACACCGCGTCCTACACCCCGCCCGCCGCCCACCCGCAGACCGCGAACCAGGACTACCTGGTGAGCTGGAACAACAAGCAGGCCAAGGACTACGGCGCCGCCGACGGCAACTTCAGCTTCGGCCCGGTCCACCGGGTGGACCTGCTGGACGCCCCGGTCAAGGCCGCGCTCGCGGGCGCGGGCAGGCTCGACCGCGCGGGCACCGTGCGGATCATGGCGGACGCCGCCGTCACCGACCTGCGCGGCAAGAGGGTCCTGCCCGACCTGCTGCGCGTGCTCACCAGCGCGCCCGTCACCGACCCGGCCCTCGCGCCGGCGGTGTCCAAGCTGTCGGCCTGGGCCGCCTCCGGGGCCCGGCGGCTGGAGACCTCACCCGGCAGCAGGACCTACGCGCACGCCGACGCGATCCGCGCCTTCGACGCCTGGTGGCCGCTGCTGGTCCGGGCGCAGTTCAAGCCCGGCCTCGGCGACGGGCTGTACCAGGCGCTGGTCGACGCGCTGCAGGTCAACGAGTCGCCGTCCGGCCGCCAGCAGGGCGACGTGTCCTCCCTGCCCACTTCCGCCAACGAGGCGCAGGCCCACAAGGGGTCGGCGTTCCAGTACGGCTGGTGGGGCTATGTGAGCAAAGACCTCAGGGCCGTGCTCGGCGATCAGGTCGCCGGCCCGCTCCCCCGGCGGTACTGCGGGGACGGCACGCTCGCCGGCTGCCGCGCCGTCCTGCTGAACAGCCTCGCGGCGGCCCTCGCCGAGCCCGCCGCCACGACCTACCCCGCCGACGATGCGTGCGCCGCGGGCGACCAGTGGTGCGCCGACGCCGTGCGGCACTCCCCGCTCGGCGGGATCAAGCAGCACCTCATCTCGTGGCAGAACCGGCCGACCTACCAGCAGGCCGTCTCGTTCCCCGCCCACCGGGGCGACCCGATCGGCAACCTCGCCGCCGGGGCGTCCGCGCGGGCGTCAAGCACGCAGCTCATCCCCTACTATCCGGCGAGCCGGGCGGTCGACGGAGACCCCACGACCCGCTGGGCCAGCGCGTCGAGCGACGCCCAGTGGCTCCAGGTGGACCTCGGCGCGCCGAAGAGCGTGTCCCGGGTCGTGCTGCGCTGGGAGGCGGCCTACGGGGCGGCCTACGAGATCCAGACCTCCTCCGACGGCTCGGCCTGGACCACGGTCGCCGCGACGGCCGCCGGCGACGGCGGCGTCGACAACCTGACCTTCGCCCCCGTGACGGCCCGCCATGTCCGCATGCGCGGCATCACCCGGGGCACGTCCTACGGCTACTCGCTGTACGAGATGGAGGTCTACGCGCGCTGA